A portion of the Staphylococcus felis genome contains these proteins:
- the cysK gene encoding cysteine synthase A — MVRKPVENITELIGQTPVVKLRHQTDENAADIYVKLEYQNPAGSVKDRIALAMIEQAEKDGKIKPGDTIVEPTSGNTGIGLAFVAAAKGYKAVFTMPETMSIERRNLLKAYGAEVVLTPGAEAMKGAIKKAKELKEEHGYFEPQQFENLANPRVHELTTGPELVEQFEGKTIDAFVAGVGTGGTLSGAGKVLKAKYPDIQIVAIEPEASPVLSGGEPGPHKLQGLGAGFVPDTLNTEIYGEVIKVANETAMETSRRVAKEEGILGGISSGAAIYAAIQKAKELGKGKTVVTVLPSNGERYLSTPLYNFE, encoded by the coding sequence ATGGTTAGAAAACCTGTAGAAAATATTACTGAATTAATTGGACAAACTCCAGTTGTTAAGTTGCGCCATCAAACTGATGAGAATGCTGCTGACATTTATGTGAAATTAGAGTATCAAAACCCGGCTGGCTCTGTTAAAGACCGTATTGCATTAGCGATGATTGAACAAGCAGAAAAAGACGGTAAAATTAAACCGGGTGACACGATTGTAGAACCAACAAGTGGGAATACAGGTATCGGTTTAGCATTCGTAGCTGCGGCAAAAGGCTATAAAGCTGTGTTTACAATGCCAGAAACAATGAGTATTGAACGTCGCAATTTATTAAAAGCTTATGGTGCAGAAGTCGTATTAACACCAGGTGCAGAAGCGATGAAAGGTGCTATAAAAAAAGCAAAAGAATTAAAAGAAGAGCACGGTTACTTTGAACCACAACAATTTGAAAACTTAGCCAACCCTAGAGTTCATGAATTAACGACAGGACCTGAACTCGTTGAACAATTTGAAGGTAAAACCATTGATGCCTTTGTAGCAGGTGTAGGAACTGGTGGTACATTATCAGGTGCAGGAAAAGTGCTTAAAGCAAAATATCCTGATATTCAAATTGTCGCGATTGAACCAGAAGCTTCTCCAGTATTAAGTGGTGGAGAGCCTGGCCCACATAAATTACAAGGTTTAGGAGCTGGGTTTGTTCCAGATACATTAAACACTGAAATTTATGGTGAAGTGATTAAAGTGGCTAATGAAACTGCAATGGAAACATCACGTCGCGTAGCTAAAGAAGAAGGAATACTTGGTGGTATTTCTTCAGGTGCAGCAATTTATGCAGCGATTCAAAAAGCAAAAGAACTTGGTAAAGGCAAGACTGTGGTTACAGTACTGCCAAGTAACGGTGAACGTTACTTATCAACGCCACTTTACAATTTCGAATAA
- the tilS gene encoding tRNA lysidine(34) synthetase TilS produces MIKPVWKNTDHLVLAVSTGIDSMVLLHQLIHHYRETYRQLSCVHVHHGLREASDHEAAFIERYCQAHHIPIYIHHLDLEDVVIAGRSIQNEARKRRYAWFDAMMARLEGNCLLTAHHQDDQLETIFYRIFTGRSTRSPLGMNDHEKRKGYQLIRPLIHTTKQQICDYQSQYHVPYYEDESNQSNDYVRNDIRNRILPTIAKNPQLQNEQLLKLYDMQVSAQVLIRQQAFRFIDEHVKKDLNRIIISRNEFNQELIHVKMKILDYCISQFDEVTSITEKAYHDWFEKLDSQVAQTALMHTNKWHAYIVYDKLILTANDAREFTTQKVHITKPGWYDFGDYRIHIMPQLFETNDAFWIRTRYNGDRVVLHSGHHKKVSRLMIDAKVPTLLRERMPIVVDASNRILAVGHLYIRDRYANTIHIQYLGDDINEK; encoded by the coding sequence ATGATAAAGCCAGTTTGGAAAAATACGGATCATTTAGTACTTGCAGTTTCAACGGGTATTGATAGTATGGTTTTACTGCATCAATTGATACATCACTATCGAGAAACGTATCGTCAATTGTCATGTGTACATGTTCATCATGGTTTGCGAGAAGCGTCTGATCATGAAGCGGCATTTATAGAGCGTTATTGTCAAGCGCATCACATCCCTATCTATATCCATCATCTTGACTTAGAGGATGTTGTCATAGCGGGGCGTAGTATCCAAAACGAAGCGAGAAAACGTCGATATGCTTGGTTTGATGCTATGATGGCACGTTTAGAAGGCAATTGTTTACTCACTGCACACCATCAAGATGATCAATTAGAAACTATTTTTTATCGTATTTTTACTGGAAGGAGTACGAGAAGCCCTTTAGGGATGAATGATCATGAAAAGCGAAAGGGTTATCAATTAATTCGGCCACTGATTCATACAACTAAGCAACAAATATGCGATTATCAATCTCAATATCACGTTCCTTATTATGAAGATGAAAGCAATCAAAGCAATGATTACGTGCGCAATGACATTCGAAATCGTATACTACCCACCATTGCAAAAAATCCACAATTACAAAATGAGCAACTGTTAAAATTATATGATATGCAAGTTTCGGCACAGGTATTGATACGTCAGCAAGCATTTCGATTTATCGATGAACATGTCAAAAAAGATTTAAACCGAATCATCATTTCAAGAAATGAGTTTAATCAAGAATTAATACATGTTAAAATGAAAATTCTGGATTATTGTATTTCGCAATTTGATGAAGTGACATCAATCACCGAAAAAGCCTATCATGACTGGTTCGAAAAATTAGATAGTCAAGTTGCTCAAACCGCATTGATGCACACAAACAAATGGCATGCCTACATTGTCTATGATAAATTAATCCTAACGGCAAATGATGCACGAGAATTTACAACTCAGAAAGTTCATATAACTAAGCCAGGATGGTATGATTTTGGTGATTATCGCATACATATTATGCCACAATTATTTGAGACAAATGATGCATTTTGGATTCGCACACGATATAATGGTGACCGTGTGGTATTACATTCAGGACATCACAAAAAAGTATCGCGACTCATGATCGATGCTAAAGTACCTACATTATTGAGAGAACGAATGCCAATTGTCGTGGATGCGAGTAATCGTATTTTAGCGGTAGGCCATTTGTATATTCGAGATAGATATGCTAATACAATTCACATTCAATATTTGGGAGATGACATAAATGAAAAATGA
- the hpt gene encoding hypoxanthine phosphoribosyltransferase, with protein MKNDLKAIVLTEQDIQDLCIQLGEQITQDYQGRDLLCVGILKGSVLFMTDLIKRIDVPLAIDFMDVSSYHGGTESTGEVQILKDLSTSIENKDVLIIEDILETGTTLKSITELLESRRVKSLEIVTLLDKPNRRKADIEAKYVGRKIPDEFVVGYGLDYGEKYRNLPYIGTLKPEIYNS; from the coding sequence ATGAAAAATGATTTAAAGGCAATAGTGCTAACAGAGCAAGACATCCAAGACTTATGCATTCAATTAGGTGAACAAATCACACAAGATTACCAAGGTAGAGACTTATTATGTGTAGGAATTTTGAAAGGGTCCGTTTTGTTTATGACTGATTTAATCAAACGCATTGACGTCCCTTTAGCCATTGATTTTATGGATGTATCAAGCTATCATGGTGGCACTGAATCAACAGGAGAGGTTCAGATTCTTAAAGACTTAAGTACATCGATTGAAAATAAAGATGTCTTAATTATTGAAGATATTCTTGAAACAGGCACAACGTTGAAATCGATTACAGAGCTTTTAGAGTCACGTCGTGTTAAATCGTTAGAAATTGTGACGCTTTTAGACAAACCGAATCGTCGTAAAGCAGACATTGAAGCTAAATATGTAGGACGAAAAATACCGGATGAGTTTGTAGTGGGTTACGGTCTGGATTACGGTGAAAAATATCGTAACCTTCCATATATTGGAACGTTAAAGCCAGAAATCTATAACTCATAA
- the folP gene encoding dihydropteroate synthase, with the protein MQQTQIMGILNVTPDSFSDGNQYNGVEQAVKRAKEMVKEGAHIIDVGGVSTRPGHDEVTIEEELRRVIPVVKALKGIKAEISVDTFRSEVAEAALEAGASIINDQWAGLYDPKIFDIAAQYGASIVLMHNGDGQRDQPVMDEMIVTLLKQANRAERAGISHDKIWLDPGIGFAKSRKEEQEVMARLDELVATEYKVLLATSRKRFINEILGGDSRVDERDEATAATTAYGIMKGVRGVRVHNVLMNARLAKAMDCLKGYENDR; encoded by the coding sequence GTGCAACAAACGCAAATTATGGGAATCTTAAATGTAACGCCCGATTCATTTTCTGACGGTAATCAATATAACGGTGTAGAACAAGCGGTCAAACGCGCTAAAGAAATGGTTAAAGAAGGGGCGCATATCATAGATGTTGGTGGTGTTTCGACGCGTCCAGGTCATGATGAGGTGACAATAGAGGAAGAGTTGCGCCGTGTTATCCCGGTTGTTAAAGCGTTAAAAGGAATTAAAGCAGAAATCTCAGTTGATACATTTCGAAGTGAAGTTGCAGAGGCAGCACTTGAAGCGGGTGCCTCGATAATTAATGATCAGTGGGCAGGGTTATATGATCCCAAAATATTTGATATCGCAGCACAATATGGGGCTTCTATCGTACTTATGCATAATGGTGACGGGCAACGCGACCAACCTGTGATGGACGAAATGATTGTGACGCTATTAAAGCAAGCTAATCGAGCGGAACGAGCAGGTATTTCACATGATAAAATATGGCTTGATCCAGGTATAGGATTTGCTAAATCTCGAAAAGAGGAACAAGAAGTGATGGCTCGCTTAGATGAATTGGTTGCAACGGAATACAAAGTTTTACTTGCAACAAGCCGTAAGCGATTTATTAATGAAATATTAGGCGGGGACTCTCGTGTTGATGAACGTGATGAAGCAACTGCAGCAACAACTGCATATGGTATCATGAAAGGTGTTCGAGGTGTACGTGTGCACAATGTGCTGATGAACGCGAGATTAGCAAAAGCGATGGATTGTTTGAAAGGATACGAAAATGACAGATAA
- the hslO gene encoding Hsp33 family molecular chaperone HslO: MTQDYIVKALAFGGEIRAYSAKTTDTIQEAQSRHYTWPTASAALGRTMSATVMMGAMLKGDQKLTVTVEGGGPIGKIIADADAKGKVRGYVTNPQTHFPLNEQGKLDVRRAVGTSGAINVVKDVGMRDYYTGNSPIVSGELGEDFTYYFANSEQVPSSVGVGVLVNPDNSIKAAGGFIIQVMPGAKDETIDKLEAAIQAMKPVSQMIDEGLTPEEMLEAILGSENVVFLETVPVAFECHCGHDKFLNAIKGLGEAEIEHMIQVDHGAEAECHFCRTKYQYTEAELTALLEEMK, encoded by the coding sequence ATGACGCAAGATTATATAGTTAAAGCACTTGCATTCGGTGGGGAAATACGTGCGTACAGTGCTAAGACGACAGATACAATTCAAGAAGCACAATCTAGGCACTATACATGGCCTACAGCATCTGCGGCGTTAGGACGTACAATGTCTGCTACTGTAATGATGGGAGCGATGTTAAAAGGTGACCAAAAATTAACGGTGACAGTTGAAGGTGGAGGACCTATTGGCAAAATTATAGCTGACGCTGATGCGAAAGGAAAGGTGAGAGGTTATGTTACTAACCCACAAACCCATTTTCCTTTGAATGAACAAGGTAAATTAGATGTCAGACGTGCAGTGGGAACGAGCGGTGCGATTAATGTGGTTAAAGATGTGGGTATGCGCGATTATTATACCGGAAATAGCCCTATTGTTTCAGGTGAATTAGGGGAAGATTTTACGTATTATTTTGCGAATAGCGAACAAGTCCCTTCATCAGTAGGTGTGGGCGTGCTTGTTAATCCTGATAATTCAATTAAGGCAGCAGGTGGTTTTATCATTCAGGTGATGCCTGGTGCAAAAGATGAAACCATTGATAAACTTGAGGCTGCAATTCAAGCCATGAAACCTGTATCTCAAATGATAGATGAAGGGCTTACTCCTGAAGAGATGTTAGAAGCGATTTTAGGTTCTGAAAATGTCGTGTTTTTAGAAACAGTACCTGTTGCATTCGAATGTCATTGTGGACATGATAAATTTTTGAATGCAATCAAAGGATTAGGAGAAGCGGAAATAGAGCATATGATTCAAGTGGACCATGGTGCTGAAGCAGAATGTCATTTTTGTCGTACAAAGTATCAGTATACAGAAGCTGAGTTGACAGCGCTGCTAGAAGAAATGAAATAG
- the ftsH gene encoding ATP-dependent zinc metalloprotease FtsH, with translation MQKAFRNVLFIAIIGVVIFGLFSWINGNGNVPKELTYKQFMQNLESGELKSLEIQPENNVYKVSGKLQNNDDYASTILFNNNQELERVTETAQNQDGLDFTVKEEEGQSVFVSIISTLIPIVVIALLFMFFLSQAQGGGGGGRMMNFGKSKAKMYDSQKGRVRFSDVAGADEEKQELIEIVDFLKDNNKFKQMGSRIPKGVLLVGPPGTGKTLIARAVAGEAGVPFFSISGSDFVEMFVGVGASRVRDLFENAKKNAPCIIFIDEIDAVGRQRGAGVGGGHDEREQTLNQLLVEMDGFGENEGIIMIAATNRPDILDPALLRPGRFDRQIQVGRPDVKGREAILHVHAKNKPLDETVDLKAIAQRTPGFSGADLENLLNEASLIAARSNKKKIDMRDIEEATDRVIAGPAKKSRVISDKERNIVAHHEAGHTVIGMVLDEAEVVHKVTIVPRGQAGGYAMMLPKQDRFLMTEPEMLDKICGLLGGRVAEDIIFNEVSTGASNDFERATKLAREMVTEYGMSKKLGPLQFSHGGGGQVFLGKDMSGEPQYSGQIAFEIDKEVQRIIKEQYERCKQILLEHESQLRLIAETLLTEETLVAEQIQSLFHEGHLPVVNYDDAKVVDQNENEEFREGKYGKSYDEIRREQQELTERAHQEGHKETSSESQKDDQSTEDKDTTGYEGEPNIDRPGKDDSQR, from the coding sequence ATGCAGAAAGCTTTTCGTAATGTGCTGTTTATAGCGATTATCGGCGTTGTTATATTTGGGTTATTTTCTTGGATTAATGGTAATGGAAATGTACCTAAAGAGTTAACTTATAAGCAATTTATGCAAAACTTAGAGAGTGGCGAGTTAAAGTCACTTGAAATTCAACCTGAGAACAATGTATATAAAGTGAGTGGTAAGTTACAAAACAATGACGATTACGCTTCAACAATTCTGTTTAATAATAATCAAGAATTAGAGCGAGTAACTGAAACAGCGCAAAACCAAGATGGACTAGACTTTACGGTTAAAGAAGAAGAAGGACAAAGTGTATTTGTAAGTATTATATCAACATTAATTCCGATTGTAGTCATAGCACTACTTTTCATGTTCTTCTTAAGCCAAGCACAAGGCGGCGGCGGTGGCGGTCGTATGATGAACTTTGGTAAATCCAAAGCCAAAATGTACGATAGTCAAAAAGGTCGTGTACGTTTTTCTGATGTTGCCGGTGCAGATGAAGAAAAACAAGAATTGATTGAAATTGTAGACTTCTTGAAAGATAATAACAAATTTAAACAAATGGGTTCACGTATCCCTAAAGGTGTTTTATTAGTAGGCCCTCCAGGAACAGGTAAAACATTAATTGCACGAGCTGTAGCAGGGGAAGCGGGTGTGCCGTTCTTCTCAATCAGTGGTTCTGACTTCGTTGAGATGTTTGTCGGTGTTGGTGCAAGCCGTGTACGTGACTTGTTTGAAAATGCGAAAAAGAATGCGCCGTGTATCATTTTTATAGATGAGATTGATGCAGTAGGTCGTCAACGTGGTGCAGGTGTTGGTGGAGGACACGATGAACGTGAACAAACGCTTAACCAATTACTTGTCGAAATGGATGGATTTGGTGAAAATGAAGGTATCATTATGATTGCCGCAACAAACCGTCCAGATATTTTAGACCCAGCGTTGTTACGCCCAGGTCGTTTTGACCGTCAAATTCAAGTGGGACGTCCAGATGTTAAAGGACGTGAAGCGATTTTACACGTTCATGCGAAAAACAAGCCACTTGATGAAACTGTTGATTTAAAAGCAATCGCTCAACGTACACCAGGATTTTCTGGTGCAGATTTAGAAAATTTACTTAATGAAGCATCGCTTATTGCTGCACGTAGTAACAAGAAGAAAATTGATATGAGAGACATTGAAGAGGCAACAGACCGTGTCATTGCAGGTCCAGCCAAAAAGTCTCGCGTGATTTCGGACAAAGAACGAAATATTGTTGCACATCATGAGGCAGGACATACGGTTATCGGTATGGTGCTTGATGAGGCGGAAGTGGTACACAAAGTAACAATCGTACCGCGCGGACAAGCAGGCGGCTATGCGATGATGTTACCTAAACAAGACCGTTTCTTAATGACAGAGCCAGAAATGTTAGACAAGATTTGTGGTCTTTTAGGTGGACGAGTAGCAGAAGATATTATCTTTAATGAAGTGTCTACAGGTGCTTCAAATGACTTTGAACGTGCCACTAAACTCGCACGTGAAATGGTTACAGAATATGGTATGAGTAAAAAACTAGGTCCATTACAGTTTTCTCATGGCGGTGGTGGCCAAGTCTTCTTAGGTAAAGATATGTCTGGTGAGCCACAATACTCTGGTCAAATTGCTTTTGAAATTGATAAAGAAGTACAACGTATCATCAAAGAACAATACGAGCGTTGTAAACAAATTTTATTAGAACATGAATCACAGCTACGTTTGATTGCAGAAACGTTGTTAACTGAAGAAACGTTAGTTGCGGAACAAATTCAATCATTATTCCATGAAGGACATCTACCAGTAGTGAATTATGATGATGCTAAAGTGGTTGATCAAAACGAGAATGAAGAATTCCGCGAAGGCAAATATGGTAAATCTTATGATGAAATTCGACGTGAACAACAAGAGTTAACGGAAAGAGCACATCAAGAGGGTCATAAAGAAACATCATCAGAATCTCAAAAAGATGACCAGTCAACAGAAGATAAAGATACGACAGGTTATGAAGGTGAACCGAATATTGATCGCCCAGGCAAGGACGATTCACAACGATAA
- a CDS encoding S1 domain-containing RNA-binding protein, with protein sequence MSIEVGSKITGKVTGIKKFGAFVSLPEGKSGLVHISEIADNYVENVEEHLSVGDEVEVKVLSIADDGKISLSIKKAKDRPRKQKPAQKPEDFEKKLSNFLKDSEDKLTSIKRQTESRRGGRGSRR encoded by the coding sequence ATGTCAATCGAAGTAGGAAGTAAGATAACAGGTAAAGTCACAGGGATCAAAAAGTTTGGCGCATTTGTGTCATTACCTGAGGGGAAAAGTGGGCTAGTTCACATTAGTGAGATAGCAGATAACTATGTAGAAAATGTAGAAGAGCATCTATCAGTAGGAGATGAAGTGGAAGTAAAAGTGCTATCTATTGCAGATGATGGCAAAATTAGTCTATCTATTAAAAAAGCAAAAGATCGCCCACGAAAACAAAAGCCGGCGCAAAAACCGGAAGATTTCGAAAAGAAACTATCTAATTTCTTAAAAGATAGTGAAGATAAACTTACTTCTATTAAACGTCAAACAGAATCAAGACGTGGCGGAAGAGGTTCACGTCGTTAA